A region from the Streptomyces lydicus genome encodes:
- a CDS encoding TetR/AcrR family transcriptional regulator produces the protein MPDETVHENRRESADAPPTPGTRRPGGRTARTRAAVRDAVLAGLTEYGYPGLTVEYVAEHSGVHKTTLYRRWKDVEGLVADALDLAGEDSWVPPDTGSLEGDLRALAREVVASFTDPAVAASGSAMIAAAFQSERAAVALRDYYAERFTRCEVLVERAVRRGELPTAPGTVPATPDAAPTDAAPPAPASPTAPDGAIDAGALVRSVSAPLFFRLFITREPVDDSLADQAVAVALAAARAGAFTTGTAVGSCPDTSPGAAP, from the coding sequence TTGCCTGACGAGACGGTGCACGAGAACCGGCGCGAGTCCGCCGATGCCCCACCCACCCCCGGCACCCGGCGCCCCGGCGGCCGCACGGCCCGTACCCGAGCAGCCGTCCGCGACGCCGTGCTGGCCGGGCTCACCGAGTACGGCTATCCGGGCTTGACCGTCGAATACGTCGCGGAGCACTCCGGCGTGCACAAAACGACGCTCTACCGGCGCTGGAAGGACGTCGAGGGCCTGGTGGCGGACGCCCTCGACCTCGCCGGCGAGGACAGCTGGGTCCCGCCCGACACCGGATCCCTGGAAGGCGATCTGCGCGCTCTGGCGCGTGAGGTGGTCGCTTCCTTCACCGACCCGGCGGTGGCCGCATCGGGTTCCGCGATGATCGCCGCCGCCTTCCAGTCGGAGCGGGCGGCCGTGGCACTGCGTGACTACTACGCCGAGCGGTTCACGCGCTGCGAGGTCCTCGTCGAACGCGCCGTACGACGCGGCGAATTGCCGACGGCCCCGGGCACCGTACCGGCCACCCCGGACGCCGCTCCGACAGACGCCGCCCCGCCTGCTCCCGCCTCCCCCACCGCCCCGGACGGCGCCATCGACGCCGGCGCGCTGGTCCGCTCCGTCTCGGCTCCGCTCTTCTTCCGCCTGTTCATCACCCGGGAGCCGGTGGACGACTCCCTCGCCGACCAAGCCGTGGCGGTCGCACTGGCCGCCGCCCGCGCCGGGGCGTTCACCACCGGCACTGCAGTCGGCTCATGCCCCGACACCTCTCCTGGCGCGGCCCCCTGA
- the lexA gene encoding transcriptional repressor LexA, translating to MTTTADSATITAQSHSQSRFDPQQAQRPPMDDATLDSEEQKPARSLPGRPPGIRADSSGLTDRQRRVIEVIRDSVQRRGYPPSMREIGQAVGLSSTSSVAHQLMALERKGFLRRDPHRPRAYEVRGSDQATAAATETAGKPAASYVPLVGRIAAGGPILAEESVEDVFPLPRQLVGDGELFVLKVVGDSMIEAAICDGDWVTVRRQPVAENGDIVAAMLDGEATVKRFKREDGHVWLLPHNSAYQPIPGDEATILGKVVAVLRRV from the coding sequence GTGACCACCACCGCAGACAGCGCGACCATCACCGCACAGAGCCACTCCCAGAGCCGGTTCGATCCGCAACAGGCACAGCGGCCGCCGATGGACGACGCCACGTTGGACTCCGAAGAGCAGAAGCCGGCCCGTTCGCTGCCCGGCCGGCCCCCGGGGATCCGGGCCGACAGTTCCGGACTCACCGACCGCCAGCGCAGGGTGATCGAGGTGATCCGGGATTCGGTGCAGCGGCGTGGCTACCCGCCGTCCATGCGCGAGATCGGCCAGGCCGTCGGGCTGTCCAGCACCTCGTCCGTCGCCCACCAGCTCATGGCCCTGGAGCGCAAGGGCTTCCTGCGGCGCGACCCGCACCGCCCCCGGGCGTACGAGGTCCGCGGGTCGGACCAGGCCACCGCTGCCGCGACGGAGACCGCCGGCAAGCCCGCCGCCTCCTATGTCCCGCTGGTCGGCCGAATCGCCGCCGGTGGACCGATCCTCGCAGAGGAATCGGTCGAGGATGTTTTCCCGCTCCCCCGCCAGCTCGTCGGCGACGGCGAACTGTTCGTCCTGAAGGTCGTCGGCGATTCCATGATCGAAGCCGCGATCTGCGACGGCGACTGGGTCACGGTCCGCCGCCAGCCGGTCGCCGAGAACGGCGACATCGTGGCCGCCATGCTGGACGGCGAGGCCACCGTCAAGCGCTTCAAGCGCGAGGACGGCCATGTGTGGCTGCTGCCGCACAACTCCGCGTACCAGCCGATCCCCGGCGACGAGGCGACCATTCTCGGCAAGGTGGTGGCGGTGCTGCGCCGCGTCTGA
- a CDS encoding vitamin B12-dependent ribonucleotide reductase codes for MTETTSGPARGSRAKGSKASKGLRIERIHTTPGVHPYDEVEWASRDVVMTNWRDGSVNFEQRGVEFPEFWSVNAVNIVTSKYFRGAVGSPTRESSLKQLIDRVVKTYRKGGEENGYFASPADAEIFEHELAYALLHQVFSFNSPVWFNVGTQQPQQVSACFILSVDDSMESILDWYKEEGMIFKGGSGAGLNLSRIRSSKELLSSGGNASGPVSFMRGADASAGTIKSGGATRRAAKMVVLDVDHPDVEAFIETKVKEEEKVRALRDAGFDMDLGGDDITSVQYQNANNSVRVNDEFMKAVESGSKFGLRGRMTGEVIEEVDAKGLFRKMADAAWACADPGIQYDDTINHWHTSPESGRITASNPCSEYMHLDNSSCNLASLNLLKFLRDDDLGNQSFDAERFAKVVELVITAMDISICFADFPTEKIGETTRAYRQLGIGYANLGALLMATGHAYDSDGGRALAGAITSLMTGTSYKRSAELAAVVGPYDGYARNADAHKRVMKQHSDANGTAVRMDDLDTPVWAAATEAWQDVLRLGEKNGFRNAQASVLAPTGTIGLMMDCDTTGVEPDLALVKFKKLVGGGSMQIVNNTVPKALKRLGYQPEQVEAIVAHIAEHGNVVDAPALKHEHYEVFDCAMGVRSISAMGHVRMMAAAQPFLSGAISKTVNVPETATVEEIEEVYFQGWKLGLKALAIYRDNCKVGQPLSAKKKEEEKKAEPVAEKKVVEYRPVRKRLPKGRPGITTSFTVGGAEGYMTANSYPDDGLGEVFLKMSKQGSTLAGMMDAFSIAVSVGLQYGVPLETYVSKFTNMRFEPAGMTDDPDVRMAQSIVDYIFRRLALDFLPFETRSALGIHSVEERQRHLETGSYEPSEDEVDVEGLAQSAPRRTEPVTESTPAVQAVEDAAAPAPKQAHTNAELVEMQLGINADAPLCFSCGTKMQRAGSCYLCEGCGSTSGCS; via the coding sequence ATGACAGAGACGACGAGCGGCCCGGCACGAGGCTCCCGCGCCAAGGGCAGCAAGGCGAGCAAGGGTCTGCGTATCGAGCGCATTCACACCACACCCGGCGTGCATCCGTACGACGAGGTGGAGTGGGCGTCTCGTGACGTCGTCATGACCAACTGGCGCGACGGCTCGGTCAACTTCGAGCAGCGTGGCGTCGAGTTCCCCGAATTCTGGTCGGTGAACGCGGTCAATATCGTCACGAGCAAGTACTTCCGTGGTGCGGTGGGTTCCCCGACCCGTGAGTCGAGCCTCAAGCAGCTCATCGACCGCGTGGTCAAGACGTACCGCAAGGGCGGCGAGGAGAACGGTTACTTCGCCTCCCCGGCGGATGCCGAGATCTTTGAGCACGAGCTGGCGTACGCCCTGCTCCACCAGGTCTTCAGCTTCAACTCGCCGGTGTGGTTCAACGTCGGCACCCAGCAGCCGCAGCAGGTCAGCGCCTGCTTCATCCTCTCCGTCGACGACTCCATGGAGTCGATCCTCGACTGGTACAAGGAAGAGGGGATGATCTTCAAGGGCGGCTCCGGAGCCGGCCTGAACCTCTCCCGCATCCGCTCCTCCAAGGAGCTGCTCTCCTCCGGCGGCAATGCCTCCGGACCGGTCTCCTTCATGCGCGGCGCGGACGCGTCCGCCGGAACGATCAAGTCGGGCGGCGCCACCCGTCGCGCGGCCAAGATGGTCGTCCTGGACGTGGACCACCCGGACGTCGAAGCCTTCATCGAGACCAAGGTGAAGGAGGAGGAGAAGGTCCGCGCGCTGCGCGACGCGGGCTTCGACATGGACCTGGGCGGCGACGACATCACGTCCGTCCAGTACCAGAACGCCAACAACTCGGTCCGGGTCAACGACGAGTTCATGAAGGCCGTCGAGTCCGGCTCGAAGTTCGGGCTGCGCGGCCGGATGACCGGTGAGGTCATCGAGGAGGTCGACGCCAAGGGGCTCTTCCGCAAGATGGCGGATGCCGCCTGGGCCTGCGCCGACCCCGGCATCCAGTACGACGACACCATCAACCACTGGCACACCTCGCCGGAGTCGGGCCGGATCACCGCGTCCAACCCCTGCAGCGAGTACATGCACCTGGACAACTCCTCGTGCAACCTCGCCTCGCTCAACCTGCTGAAGTTCCTGCGCGACGACGACCTGGGCAACCAGTCCTTCGACGCCGAGCGCTTCGCCAAGGTCGTCGAGCTGGTCATCACCGCGATGGACATCTCCATCTGCTTCGCCGACTTCCCCACCGAGAAGATCGGCGAGACCACCCGCGCCTACCGCCAGCTGGGCATCGGCTACGCCAACCTCGGCGCCCTGCTGATGGCCACCGGCCACGCCTACGACTCCGACGGCGGCCGCGCGCTGGCCGGTGCCATCACCTCCCTGATGACCGGCACCTCCTACAAGCGCTCCGCCGAGCTGGCCGCGGTCGTCGGCCCGTACGACGGCTACGCCCGTAACGCGGACGCCCACAAGCGCGTCATGAAGCAGCACTCCGACGCCAACGGCACCGCGGTGCGGATGGACGACCTGGACACCCCGGTGTGGGCGGCGGCCACCGAGGCCTGGCAGGACGTGCTGCGCCTCGGCGAGAAGAACGGCTTCCGCAACGCGCAGGCCTCCGTGCTGGCCCCGACCGGCACCATCGGCCTGATGATGGACTGCGACACCACGGGCGTCGAGCCGGACCTGGCCCTGGTCAAGTTCAAGAAGCTGGTCGGCGGCGGCTCCATGCAGATCGTGAACAACACGGTCCCCAAGGCGCTCAAGCGGCTCGGCTACCAGCCCGAGCAGGTCGAGGCGATCGTCGCCCACATCGCCGAGCACGGCAATGTCGTCGACGCCCCCGCCCTCAAGCACGAGCACTACGAGGTCTTCGACTGCGCCATGGGCGTGCGTTCGATCTCCGCCATGGGCCATGTGCGCATGATGGCGGCCGCGCAGCCCTTCCTCTCCGGTGCGATCTCCAAGACGGTCAACGTCCCGGAGACGGCCACCGTCGAGGAGATCGAGGAGGTCTACTTCCAGGGCTGGAAGCTCGGCCTGAAGGCGCTCGCGATCTACCGCGACAACTGCAAGGTCGGCCAGCCGCTCTCCGCCAAGAAGAAGGAGGAGGAGAAGAAGGCCGAGCCGGTCGCCGAGAAGAAGGTCGTCGAGTACCGCCCGGTGCGCAAGCGCCTTCCCAAGGGCCGTCCCGGCATCACCACCTCCTTCACGGTCGGCGGCGCCGAGGGCTACATGACCGCCAACTCCTACCCGGACGACGGTCTCGGTGAGGTCTTCCTGAAGATGTCCAAGCAGGGCTCGACCCTCGCGGGCATGATGGACGCCTTCTCCATCGCGGTCTCCGTGGGCCTCCAGTACGGCGTGCCGCTGGAGACCTACGTCTCGAAGTTCACCAACATGCGCTTCGAGCCGGCCGGTATGACGGACGACCCGGACGTGCGGATGGCGCAGTCGATCGTCGACTACATCTTCCGCCGCCTGGCGCTGGACTTCCTGCCCTTCGAGACCCGTTCGGCGCTCGGCATCCACTCCGTCGAGGAGCGCCAGCGCCACCTGGAGACCGGCTCGTACGAGCCCTCCGAGGACGAGGTGGACGTCGAGGGCCTGGCCCAGTCCGCGCCCCGGCGGACGGAGCCGGTGACCGAGTCCACCCCGGCGGTGCAGGCCGTCGAGGACGCCGCCGCTCCTGCGCCCAAGCAGGCGCACACCAACGCCGAACTCGTCGAGATGCAGCTGGGCATCAATGCCGACGCGCCGCTGTGCTTCTCCTGCGGGACGAAGATGCAGCGGGCCGGCAGCTGCTACCTGTGCGAGGGCTGCGGGTCGACCAGCGGCTGCAGCTGA
- the nrdR gene encoding transcriptional regulator NrdR, producing MHCPFCRHPDSRVVDSRTTDDGTAIRRRRQCPDCSRRFTTIETASLMVIKRSGVTEPFSRNKVIAGVRKACQGRPVTEDALAKLGQRVEEAVRATGSAELSTHDVGLAILGPLQELDLVAYLRFASVYRAFDSLEDFEAAIAELREQREQGPPGQECGTDGEAGGPAVPVPATAAD from the coding sequence ATGCACTGCCCCTTCTGCAGGCACCCGGACAGCCGGGTCGTCGACAGCCGCACCACCGATGACGGAACGGCGATCCGCCGGCGCCGCCAGTGCCCCGACTGCTCCCGCCGTTTCACGACCATCGAGACGGCATCGCTGATGGTGATCAAGCGGAGTGGGGTCACCGAACCCTTCAGCCGTAACAAGGTCATCGCGGGGGTACGCAAGGCGTGCCAGGGGCGCCCGGTCACCGAGGACGCCCTCGCCAAGCTGGGCCAGCGGGTCGAGGAGGCGGTGCGCGCCACCGGCAGCGCCGAGCTCTCCACCCATGACGTCGGGCTCGCCATACTGGGCCCGCTGCAGGAACTCGACCTCGTCGCGTACCTGCGCTTCGCGTCCGTTTACCGGGCCTTCGATTCACTCGAGGACTTCGAGGCGGCCATCGCCGAGCTGCGTGAGCAGCGCGAGCAGGGGCCGCCCGGGCAGGAATGCGGGACCGACGGGGAAGCCGGCGGCCCGGCCGTTCCCGTGCCCGCCACCGCCGCCGACTGA
- a CDS encoding YdbC family protein, which translates to MLVKWIRLTVVDRRGFERGQRKWAGLLGEPGFRGQGGGWSRGRPGVAHLVAFWESRAFYDSFMARSHDRLAAAQAGTYKDAQVRLFEHEFDVKVGFRPSFGDVDVLRLAHCQVHQDRVEHFMLMQEKVWNPAMAGSPGMLRGMLGRAPGEEFLVLSLWQSAAERGKYRPERVERLALRAQIAADVRAIAGDVVQLEPSWTV; encoded by the coding sequence GTGCTGGTCAAGTGGATTCGCCTCACCGTCGTGGACCGTCGAGGGTTCGAACGGGGGCAGCGGAAATGGGCGGGGCTGCTGGGTGAGCCGGGGTTTCGAGGGCAGGGCGGTGGGTGGAGCCGGGGGCGGCCCGGCGTCGCGCATCTGGTGGCCTTCTGGGAGAGCCGGGCCTTTTACGACTCCTTCATGGCACGCTCGCACGACCGGTTGGCGGCCGCCCAGGCAGGCACCTACAAGGACGCCCAAGTGCGGCTGTTCGAGCACGAATTCGATGTGAAGGTGGGATTCCGCCCGTCGTTCGGCGATGTGGACGTGCTGCGGCTGGCGCACTGCCAGGTGCACCAGGACCGGGTGGAGCACTTCATGCTGATGCAGGAGAAGGTCTGGAACCCCGCGATGGCGGGTTCGCCGGGAATGCTGCGAGGGATGCTGGGGCGGGCTCCGGGGGAGGAGTTCTTGGTGCTGTCGCTGTGGCAGTCGGCGGCCGAGCGGGGGAAGTACCGGCCTGAACGGGTGGAACGGCTGGCGCTGCGGGCCCAGATAGCCGCGGATGTCCGGGCGATCGCGGGCGATGTGGTGCAGCTCGAACCGTCGTGGACGGTGTGA
- a CDS encoding IucA/IucC family protein has translation MSPEPQPSHSAWQHAARRLFAKTLAEFAYEEVLAPEADGTAPDGTPQYRLPVTDGLVYRFRARRGAYGHWRVDPDSITPDADPFRFLTHAHDTVLGLSGDTTGHLVRELTATLAADTRLDATAVSAAELADLDYATLEGHQTGHPWLVANKGRLGFSAHDAATWAPEARTPQRLPWLAAHHSIAHYRGIPTLATPDRLYGEELAPATRHTFARTIADQGHDPADYLYLPVHPWQWDETIAPLFAPQLADRSIIALPTDNDLRLPQQSIRTFLNLSRPRARTVKLPLSILNTLVWRGLPTERTLAAPAVTRWVHGLRDADPYLRDETRVILLGETASVTVEHPLYDRLPGVPYQFKELLGCIWREPVSGHLDPGERARTLAALLQTDPQGRALTAELVRRSGLAPRDWLARLFAALLPPLLHFLYRYGTVFSPHGENAIVVFDEQDVPTRLAVKDFVDDVNTSSRPLPEHDSMPDDVRAVLLTEPPSFLTQFIHSGLFVGVFRYLAPLCADQLDVPEAAFWSLVRAEILRHHERFPALKERYETFDLLTPRIERLCLNRNRLHVDGYRDRRDRPHAAVHGTVPNPLHHP, from the coding sequence TTGTCGCCCGAGCCCCAGCCTTCGCACAGCGCCTGGCAGCACGCCGCGCGCCGACTGTTCGCCAAGACCCTGGCGGAGTTCGCGTACGAGGAAGTCCTGGCCCCCGAGGCCGACGGCACCGCACCCGACGGCACCCCGCAATACCGCCTGCCGGTCACCGACGGCCTGGTCTACCGCTTCCGAGCCCGCCGCGGCGCCTACGGCCACTGGCGCGTCGACCCCGATTCGATCACCCCCGATGCCGATCCCTTTCGCTTCCTCACCCACGCCCACGACACCGTGCTGGGCCTGTCCGGCGACACCACCGGCCATCTCGTCCGCGAACTGACCGCCACCCTCGCCGCCGACACCCGGCTCGACGCCACCGCCGTCAGCGCCGCCGAGCTCGCCGACCTGGACTACGCCACCCTCGAAGGCCACCAGACCGGCCACCCCTGGCTCGTTGCGAACAAGGGCCGGCTCGGCTTCTCCGCGCACGACGCGGCGACCTGGGCCCCGGAGGCCCGCACACCCCAGCGCCTGCCCTGGCTCGCCGCGCACCACAGCATCGCCCACTACCGCGGTATCCCCACCCTGGCCACCCCCGACCGTCTCTACGGCGAGGAGCTGGCCCCCGCCACCCGGCACACCTTCGCCCGCACCATCGCCGACCAGGGCCACGACCCCGCCGACTACCTCTACCTCCCCGTCCACCCCTGGCAGTGGGACGAGACCATCGCCCCGCTCTTCGCCCCGCAGCTCGCCGACAGATCCATCATCGCGCTGCCCACTGACAACGACCTCCGCCTGCCGCAGCAGTCGATCCGCACCTTCCTCAACCTCAGCCGCCCCCGGGCCCGTACGGTCAAACTCCCGCTGTCCATCCTCAACACCCTGGTCTGGCGCGGGCTGCCCACCGAGCGCACCCTCGCCGCCCCCGCCGTCACCCGCTGGGTGCACGGCCTGCGCGACGCCGACCCCTATCTCCGCGACGAGACCCGGGTCATCCTGCTCGGCGAGACCGCCTCGGTCACCGTCGAGCATCCCCTCTACGACCGGCTTCCCGGCGTCCCGTACCAGTTCAAGGAGCTGCTGGGCTGTATCTGGCGCGAGCCGGTCAGCGGCCACCTGGACCCCGGTGAACGCGCCCGCACCCTGGCCGCGCTGCTGCAGACCGATCCCCAGGGGCGGGCCCTGACCGCGGAGCTGGTCCGCCGCTCGGGCCTGGCTCCGCGCGACTGGCTGGCACGGCTGTTCGCCGCCCTGCTGCCGCCCCTGCTGCACTTCCTCTACCGCTACGGCACGGTCTTCTCCCCGCACGGCGAGAACGCCATCGTCGTCTTCGACGAGCAGGACGTCCCCACCCGCCTCGCGGTCAAGGACTTCGTCGACGACGTCAACACCAGCTCCCGGCCGCTCCCCGAGCACGACTCCATGCCGGACGACGTACGGGCGGTGCTGCTGACCGAACCGCCCTCCTTCCTCACCCAGTTCATCCACTCCGGCCTGTTCGTCGGCGTCTTCCGTTACCTCGCGCCGCTGTGCGCGGACCAACTGGACGTCCCCGAGGCCGCGTTCTGGTCACTCGTACGGGCAGAGATCCTGCGCCACCACGAGCGCTTCCCGGCCCTCAAGGAGCGCTACGAGACCTTCGACCTGCTCACCCCGCGCATCGAGCGGCTGTGCCTGAACCGCAACCGTCTGCATGTGGACGGCTACCGGGACCGCCGCGACCGCCCGCACGCGGCCGTGCACGGCACCGTCCCCAATCCGCTCCACCACCCGTGA
- a CDS encoding TerD family protein has protein sequence MNTFNKGIEKVEVTLQWDPSPLGSPDNDLDIVAATYTADAPHGDPAYLVHFDSRSPDGTITLNRDSRTGQGFGSDEIMTLELDRLSDTYTRVIVGVAIQQGEGRKVFGDIESTLVRIREGYTDLAENDFTEVAGATAATVAEFTRDETGQWRLRPALRGFDTDPAGFASLMGR, from the coding sequence GTGAACACGTTCAACAAAGGGATCGAGAAGGTCGAGGTAACGCTCCAGTGGGACCCCAGCCCCCTCGGGTCGCCGGACAATGACCTCGACATCGTCGCGGCGACCTATACGGCGGACGCGCCGCACGGCGACCCGGCCTATCTGGTGCACTTCGACAGCCGGTCGCCGGACGGGACCATCACCCTCAACCGGGACAGCAGGACCGGCCAGGGCTTCGGCTCCGACGAAATCATGACCCTGGAGCTGGACCGGCTGTCCGACACCTACACCCGGGTGATCGTGGGGGTGGCCATCCAGCAGGGCGAGGGCCGCAAGGTCTTCGGCGACATAGAGAGCACGCTGGTCCGGATCCGCGAGGGCTACACCGATCTGGCCGAGAACGACTTCACCGAGGTCGCGGGTGCCACCGCGGCGACGGTGGCGGAATTCACCCGGGACGAGACGGGGCAGTGGCGCCTTCGCCCGGCGCTCCGGGGATTCGACACCGACCCGGCCGGGTTTGCCTCGCTGATGGGCCGCTGA
- a CDS encoding ATP-dependent DNA helicase, with protein sequence MTKPSLPDLLHAAVTAVGGTERPGQVAMAEAVAEAVDEQAHLLVQAGTGTGKSLGYLVPALAHGERVVVATATLALQRQLVERDLPRTVEALHPLLRRRPEFAMLKGRSNYLCLHRLHEGVPQEEEDGLFDVFEQATPTSKLGKDLLRLRDWADETETGDRDALTPGVSDRAWGQVSVSSRECLGASKCAYGAECFAEAARERAKLADVVVTNHALLAIDAIEGAPVLPQHEVLIIDEAHELVSRVTGVATGELTPGQVNRAVRRAAKLVNEKAADQLQTASETFERLMELALPGRLEEIPEDLGYCLMALRDAARTVISALGSTRDKSVQDEDAVRKQALASLENVHAVAERIANGSEYDVVWYERHDRFGASLRVAPLSVSGLLREKLFDDRSVTLTSATLKLGGDFNGVAASLGLAPEGTEGEDVPPWKGLDVGSPFDYSKQGILYVAKHLAQPGREGSRTDMLDELTELIEAAGGRTLGLFSSMRAAQAAAEELRGRLDVPILLQGEETLGELIRAFASDARTCLFGTLSLWQGVDVPGVNCQLVVMDRVPFPRPDDPLMSARQKAVEEAGGNGFMAVAATHAALLMAQGAGRLVRATGDRGVVAVLDPRVERARYGSFLRKSMPDFWYTTDRNQVRRSLAAIDAAAKAAPAPEAAQPAADAS encoded by the coding sequence ATGACGAAGCCCTCTCTCCCCGATCTGCTCCATGCCGCCGTCACCGCCGTCGGCGGCACCGAGCGCCCCGGCCAGGTGGCGATGGCCGAGGCCGTCGCCGAGGCCGTGGACGAACAGGCCCATCTGCTGGTGCAGGCCGGCACCGGCACCGGAAAGTCCCTCGGCTATCTGGTGCCGGCGCTCGCGCACGGCGAGCGAGTGGTGGTCGCCACGGCCACCCTGGCGCTGCAGCGCCAGCTCGTCGAGCGCGATCTTCCGCGCACGGTCGAGGCGCTGCATCCGCTGCTGCGCCGCCGCCCCGAGTTCGCCATGCTCAAGGGCCGCTCCAATTATCTGTGCCTGCACCGCCTCCATGAGGGCGTCCCCCAGGAAGAGGAGGACGGGCTCTTCGACGTCTTCGAGCAGGCGACGCCGACCAGCAAGCTCGGCAAGGACCTGCTGCGGCTGCGCGACTGGGCGGACGAGACCGAGACCGGCGACCGTGACGCGCTGACCCCCGGGGTCTCCGACCGGGCCTGGGGCCAGGTCTCGGTCTCCTCCCGGGAGTGCCTGGGCGCCTCGAAGTGCGCCTACGGGGCGGAGTGCTTCGCCGAGGCGGCGCGAGAGCGCGCCAAGCTCGCCGATGTCGTCGTCACCAACCACGCGCTGCTCGCCATCGACGCGATCGAGGGCGCGCCGGTCCTCCCGCAGCACGAGGTCCTGATCATCGACGAGGCTCATGAGCTGGTCTCCCGGGTCACCGGCGTCGCCACCGGCGAGCTGACCCCCGGGCAGGTCAACCGTGCCGTCCGCCGGGCCGCCAAGCTCGTCAACGAAAAGGCCGCCGACCAGCTCCAGACCGCGTCGGAGACCTTCGAGCGCCTGATGGAGCTGGCCCTGCCCGGCCGCCTCGAAGAGATCCCCGAGGATCTCGGCTACTGCCTGATGGCACTGCGGGACGCGGCCCGTACGGTCATCTCGGCGCTCGGCTCGACCCGTGACAAGTCGGTCCAGGACGAGGACGCCGTCCGCAAGCAGGCCCTCGCCTCGCTGGAGAACGTCCACGCCGTCGCCGAGCGCATCGCCAACGGCTCCGAGTACGACGTGGTCTGGTACGAACGCCACGACCGCTTCGGCGCCTCCCTCCGGGTGGCCCCGCTGTCGGTCTCGGGCCTGCTGCGCGAGAAGCTTTTCGACGACCGCTCGGTGACCCTCACCTCCGCCACCCTCAAGCTGGGCGGTGACTTCAACGGGGTCGCGGCCTCCCTGGGCCTGGCCCCCGAGGGCACCGAAGGCGAGGACGTCCCGCCCTGGAAGGGCCTGGACGTGGGCTCGCCCTTCGACTACTCGAAGCAGGGCATCCTCTACGTCGCCAAGCACCTCGCCCAGCCGGGCCGCGAGGGCAGCCGCACCGACATGCTCGACGAACTCACCGAGCTGATCGAAGCCGCCGGCGGCCGCACCCTCGGCCTCTTCTCCTCCATGCGCGCCGCCCAGGCCGCGGCCGAGGAGTTGCGCGGCCGGCTGGACGTGCCGATCCTGCTCCAGGGCGAGGAGACGCTCGGCGAGCTGATCAGGGCCTTCGCCTCCGACGCCCGTACCTGCCTGTTCGGCACGCTGTCCCTGTGGCAGGGCGTCGACGTTCCTGGTGTGAACTGCCAGCTGGTGGTGATGGACCGGGTGCCGTTCCCGCGCCCGGACGATCCGCTGATGAGCGCCCGGCAGAAGGCCGTGGAGGAGGCCGGCGGCAATGGCTTCATGGCGGTCGCCGCCACCCACGCCGCGCTGCTGATGGCGCAGGGCGCCGGCCGTCTGGTCCGTGCCACCGGCGACCGCGGCGTGGTCGCCGTCCTCGACCCCAGGGTGGAGCGGGCCCGGTACGGCTCCTTCCTCCGCAAGTCGATGCCCGACTTCTGGTACACCACCGACCGCAACCAGGTCCGCCGCTCCCTTGCCGCCATCGACGCGGCGGCAAAGGCGGCGCCCGCCCCCGAAGCGGCGCAGCCGGCAGCGGACGCTTCCTGA
- a CDS encoding histidine phosphatase family protein codes for MARPRRIVLIRHGESAGNVDDTVYEREPDHALALTETGLRQAKEAGGPLREMFGEERISGYVSPYRRTHQTFRALGLDPARIRVREEPRLREQDWGNWQDRDDVRRQKAYRDAYGHFFYRFAQGESGADVYDRVGAFLESLWRSFEAPDHPPNVLIVTHGLTMRLFCMRWFHWTVADFESLSNPDNAEWRTLLLGPDGRYTLDRPFARWCVPEPYGVTG; via the coding sequence ATGGCGCGGCCCCGACGCATCGTCCTCATCCGCCACGGAGAGTCGGCGGGGAATGTCGACGACACCGTGTACGAGCGGGAGCCCGACCACGCTCTCGCCCTTACCGAGACCGGGCTGCGGCAGGCGAAGGAGGCCGGCGGTCCGCTGCGCGAGATGTTCGGTGAGGAACGGATCTCCGGCTATGTCTCGCCCTACCGCCGTACCCACCAGACCTTCCGCGCGCTCGGCCTCGATCCGGCCAGGATCCGGGTGCGCGAGGAGCCCCGGCTGCGCGAGCAGGACTGGGGGAACTGGCAGGACCGCGACGACGTACGGCGGCAGAAGGCCTACCGCGACGCCTACGGCCACTTCTTCTACCGCTTCGCCCAGGGCGAGTCCGGTGCGGATGTCTACGACCGGGTCGGGGCGTTCCTGGAGAGCCTCTGGCGCAGTTTCGAGGCCCCGGACCATCCGCCGAACGTCCTCATCGTCACGCACGGTCTCACCATGCGGCTGTTCTGTATGCGCTGGTTCCACTGGACGGTGGCCGACTTCGAGTCGCTGTCCAATCCGGACAACGCGGAATGGCGCACCCTGTTGCTCGGCCCGGACGGCCGCTACACGCTCGACCGGCCGTTCGCGCGCTGGTGTGTACCCGAGCCTTATGGCGTCACCGGTTAG